One window of the Psilocybe cubensis strain MGC-MH-2018 chromosome 12, whole genome shotgun sequence genome contains the following:
- a CDS encoding Werner Syndrome-like exonuclease produces the protein MKSSPCIRSREPNENDNSSYKSLCTAFDNRLRLFMNTELFPVNNEREQDHIPAAQNGMQSQFGAPLRLGGNADARVLTLTVVTSHTDNLADAPNAALGTPSSSVTAPLATCAHTVAVDSPRPRRGRPPGSGYKQKRAAALALEGVAPPAKRPRGRPKKQKLASPAVSIEFRTSTNPGTSRITPPALLAPPYSFVPPSRSSNHSPRPSVPPQLHSGQLVASNPCTTRPPPSTHTTPPHDTIIGSEDPQREIVPLDDDDASGDGVGVEDDLDDDEDCPSPLSSGAPMVKPLPEWLMEQFRQHLKESRQRDANGLPPLYANQHTFWFPTKSVYFILRNSSHPSPPDCYDSRFMLWDPLPLCNDGISCPKCGRRLQRHSEIPRPRRCVDMDSTFYIIGYRYRCPTCIYSKPGTRTVTFRSWDPEILKMLPSSLAAEFPARISYRSAISKTAFNWLRTCIQNGMGTKQFSDGLRTQHLLRHDLLNLQYLTHLCERRNTLDGTWNNRKFESFLPFNDTSPRGRHGYIPSAQWIRDMYDSFIEKHGHDFNQHTAMLTGEICAIDHSHKITKHLARVEGEQVFTGLLTVTNEKGEIRTCNLVATKAQSQSELPLKAMAKSLDLYGHSQPQLFFTDNITDKAFLERCFPSLRAGVVPVEKYADLEPFELPPQVKLLPKDSPHSINDAARSILDDVPQDQGYIAVGFDSEWNVELSSRGHVTHRGKTAIIQIAYQDCIYVLQISEMLAKGDLPHQLKLLLAHPRILKVGRMIKSDLSYLQKASNSSYDFVGGVDLGKLAKDRLLISNISKTSLADLCARILHKRLDKNVPERISNLWENIVLSPEQLSYAAKDAYASLCLYKEMQNIKVPSLLPSLVEPCMPVILFSNDNTTIIAEGQISRHARSQTYDGIKVSARRTVIDVLKVLVPGAIIPQHRRQTLKSFGQTPFSIVCLQSHLRLYDPAASSTRTIKFCESASSEPETETPYESASIFQDADSECDFAAPNDSEPSCSVGDLLSDDLSEGCSTDSVQGFEVDPESVLFCKEYLGKDPDQWDYTLHSRVIKDVWHVFHMFYIPATHGLRKQFTRDLRDAIFIPDKDDKDRIDAIGATWSPPQTYEQLRNSRSEWVRQRCKHHIPSPHIVYEYLAKVFRTYGPLRDPKTKKPLFSVEGWKTAKCILELAIGGYLSDPPGIPLYTRIGTDKSTGLPIYRCARGTNTTEGGVHTHIRSRLPKFGTSFRHMQACLKDFVLRHNLQTGTYNSTGQPYRSHFSIWIINKLQELTISLDNILINPVQIDGWVNGNLYSPTTEVLGILPIPESIRTATGMLPYNSNTVIPNQPQMHQYLANIQGTRKPVLPVHTATEKKLFHDLIKSHAAFSPVSGEPQWRDAVPVWNAKADITNDVSYKLVEQLSAYYNKWKTLSHIHETLSLTADIRGPLSIIIHDPSRSRKAPVVPFKPCPQPLTACEGLLETNDNGNRMLAPLPITTNAMHVDSDLPSQQLSRDDMASRDIEFWRETDVISAPQQLEHQQMCPTSPRSHQLQNKIIMEKLARQRVVESLQKTKPIKKPRKRRTCRKCGQRDCSGSSNVNLCRNRCQDCGQYNSCKGRNTKRPTKKCYEGWN, from the exons ATGAAGTCATCCCCGTGCATCCGTTCTCGAGAACCCAACGAGAACGACAACTCCAGCTATAAATCTCTTTGTACTGCCTTCGATAACCGGCTTCGTTTATTTATGAACACGGAATTATTTCCTGTGAACAACGAACGCGAACAAGATCACATTCCGGCTGCACAGAATGGAATGCAGAGCCAGTTTGGGGCACCTTTGAGGCTCGGAGGCAATGCTGACGCAAG GGTACTCACACTCACGGTTGTCACTTCCCACACAGATAATCTTGCCGATGCCCCAAATGCAGCTCTTGGGACACCTTCGTCGTCGGTGACGGCCCCTCTTGCAACGTGTGCGCACACCGTTGCCGTCGATTCCCCACGTCCACGACGCGGTCGACCTCCTGGATCCGGGTACAAACAAAAGCGAGCGGCTGCACTAGCGTTAGAGGGAGTAGCGCCGCCTGCAAAACGTCCACGAGGAAGGCCAAAAAAACAGAAGTTGGCATCTCCTGCAGTGTCGATCGAATTCAGGACATCG ACAAATCCTGGTACTAGCAGGATAACACCTCCAGCTTTGCTTGCCCCACCTTATTCCTTTGTTCCACCATCCCGCAGTTCAAATCATAGTCCCAGACCCAGTGTACCGCCTCAACTGCACAGCGGCCAGTTGGTTGCATCCAATCCCTGCACCACACGTCCGCCACCATCTACCCACACAACGCCTCCACATGATACAATTATTGGTAGTGAAGATCCACAGCGCGAAATTGTGCCGctggatgatgacgatgcaTCTGgagatggtgttggtgtcgaagatgatttggatgacgatgaagattgCCCTTCACCTTTGTCTTCTGGAGCTCCCATGGTAAAGCCGTTACCCGAGTGGCTGATGGAGCAATTTCGACAACATCTCAAAGAGTCGCGGCAACGCGACGCAAATGGTCTGCCTCCATTATATGCCAATCAACACACATTTTGGTTTCCGACAAAATCGGTTTATTTCATTCTTCGAAACTCGTCGCACCCATCACCTCCCGATTGCTATGACTCTCGATTTATGCTCTGGGATCCCCTTCCTCTTTGCAACGACGGTATCTCTTGCCCCAAGTGCGGAAGACGCTTGCAACGGCATTCTGAAATTCCACGTCCTCGTCGATGTGTTGATATGGACTCAACATTCTATATTATCGGATATCGTTACCGTTGCCCCACATGTATTTATTCAAAACCTGGAACACGTACAGTCACATTTCGAAGTTGGGATCCCGAGATCCTTAAAATGCTTCCTTCATCACTGGCTGCTGAGTTTCCAGCAAGAATAAGTTATCGTAGTGCCATATCCAAGACAGCGTTTAATTGGTTGAGAACCTGTATTCAGAATGGTATGGGAACAAAGCAATTTTCCGACGGTTTGCGTACACAGCATCTGCTTCGACATGACCTGCTCAATCTGCAGTATCTGACACACCTTTGCGAACGAAGAAACACATTGGATGGCACCTGGAATAACAGAAAATTTGAATCCTTTCTGCCCTTCAATGACACAAGCCCAAGAGGACGTCATGGATATATTCCTAGTGCCCAATGGATTCGAGATATGTATGACTCGTTTATTGAAAAGCACGGCCACGATTTCAACCAGCACACGGCGATGTTGACGGGTGAGATATGTGCTATTGACCATAGCCACAAA ATTACAAAACACTTAGCCCGTGTCGAAGGTGAACAGGTTTTCACTGGCCTTCTTACGGTAACCAATGAAAAAGGCGAAATAAGGACGTGCAATCTTGTTGCAACCAAAGCGCAATCACAATCTGAATTGCCTTTGAAAGCCATGGCAAAGTCTCTTGATCTTTACGGTCACTCCCAGCCTCAACTTTTCTTCACCGATAATATCACCGATAAGGCATTCTTGGAGCGGTGCTTCCCTTCTCTTCGAGCCGGTGTAGTGCCAGTTGAAAAGTATGCAGATTTGGAGCCCTTTGAACTTCCTCCGCAGGTCAAGCTTCTTCCCAAGGATTCACCACACTCAATCAATGATGCTGCACGATCTATTCTCGATGATGTTCCCCAGGATCAGGGATATATTGCTGTTGGTTTTGATTCTGAATGGAATGTAGAGCTTTCGTCTCGTGGTCACGTGACCCATCGTGGCAAGACAGCGATTATACAAATTGCTTATCAGGATTGCATATATGTGCTTCAG ATTAGTGAAATGCTTGCAAAGGGGGACCTGCCACATCAACTAAAGCTGTTACTCGCTCATCCACGAATTTTGAAAGTGGGTCGGATGATCAAATCTGACCTCTCTTATCTCCAAAAAGCCTCTAACTCGTCGTATGACTTTGTCGGGGGAGTTGATCTTGGAAAACTTGCCAAAGATCGCCTTTTAATatcaaatatttcaaaaacaagTCTGGCAGATCTGTGTGCACGGATTTTGCATAAACGTCTCGACAAAAATGTACCAGAACGAATCAGTAACTTGTGGGAGAATATTGTTTTGTCCCCCGAGCAGTTAAGCTATGCTGCAAAAGATGCATACGCTTCGCTCTGCCTCTACAAAGAAATGCAAAACATCAAAGTGCCATCTCTACTCCCATCATTGGTGGAACCTTGCATGCCGGTCATTCTCTTCAGCAACGATAACACTACAATCATTGCAGAAGGTCAAATATCACGTCACGCCCGAAGCCAAACATATGATGGAATCAAAGTTTCTGCACGGAGAACAGTTATTGATGTTCTCAAAGTTCTTGTTCCGGGTGCGATTATTCCACAGCATCGTCGGCAAACTCTGAAATCGTTTGGCCAAACACCGTTTTCGATAGTCTGCTTACAGAGCCATCTTCGACTTTATGATCCTGCCGCCTCATCAACAAGGACAATCAAATTTTGTGAATCTGCCAGCTCCGAGCCTGAAACCGAAACCCCCTATGAATCTGCAAGCATTTTTCAGGATGCTGATTCCGAATGTGACTTTGCTGCACCCAATGATTCAGAGCCTTCTTGCTCGGTTGGGGATCTCTTATCTGATGACCTCTCTGAAGGATGTTCTACTGATTCTGTGCAAGGCTTTGAGGTTGATCCTGAAAGTGTGTTATTCTGCAAGGAGTACTTGGGAAAAGATCCAGATCAGTGGGATTATACACTGCACAGTCGTGTCATCAAGGACGTGTGGCATGTTTTCCACATGTTCTACATTCCCGCCACTCATGGGCTCCGAAAGCAGTTTACTCGTGATCTGCGCGATGCAATCTTTATTCCTGATAAAGATGACAAGGATCGTATTGACGCAATTGGTGCAACGTGGTCTCCACCTCAAACATATGAGCAGCTACGAAATTCACGCTCAGAATGGGTACGTCAACGATGCAAGCACCATATTCCATCACCACATATTGTCTATGAATATCTTGCCAAAGTCTTTCGCACATATGGTCCCTTGAGGGatcccaaaaccaaaaagcCCCTGTTTTCAGTGGAAGGCTGGAAAACTGCCAAATGTATTCTTGAACTTGCTATAGGAGGATATTTATCTGATCCTCCTGGAATTCCTTTGTATACACGAATTGGGACCGACAAATCAACAGGCCTTCCCATATACAGATGTGCCCGTGGTACAAATACAACTGAAGGCGGTGTTCATACCCATATACGGTCCCGCTTGCCAAAGTTTGGCACGTCTTTCCGACATATGCAGGCTTGTCTTAAGGACTTTGTTCTTCGGCACAATCTCCAG ACGGGTACATACAACTCTACTGGCCAACCATATCGAAGTCATTTCTCGATATGGATCATAAACAAACTCCAGGAACTTACAATTTCACTCGACAATATACTCATCAACCCAGTCCAAATTGATGGCTGGGTCAATGGCAACCTCTATTCGCCAACGACTGAAGTTCTTGGGATTCTGCCTATTCCAGAAAGCATTCGAACGGCCACAGGCATGCTTCCATATAATTCAAATACTGTTATTCCTAATCAGCCACAAATGCATCAGTATCTTGCCAATATTCAGGGCACTCGAAAGCCTGTGCTACCTGTTCATACAGCAACGGAAAAGAAGCTCTTCCATGATCTGATCAAAAGTCACGCTGCCTTTAGTCCGGTGTCTGGAGAGCCACAATGGCGAGATGCAGTTCCAGTATGGAATGCAAAGGCTGACATAACAAATGATGTCTCTTACAAG CTTGTTGAGCAATTGAGCGCATATTATAATAAATGGAAAACACTTTCACACATCCACGAAACTCTGTCTCTTACTGCAGATATCCGTGGACCACTCTCAATCATCATTCACGACCCATCACGTTCACGAAAAGCACCTGTTGTACCTTTCAAACCGTGCCCACAACCTCTCACTGCTTGCGAAGGCTTGCTAGAAACCAATGATAATGGAAATCGCATGTTGGCACCGTTGCCCATTACAACAAATGCCATGCATGTTGACTCGGATTTACCAAGTCAACAGCTTTCTCGCGATGACATGGCAAGCCGGGACATTGAATTTTGGCGCGAAACAGATGTTATTTCAGCTCCTCAACAACTCGAACATCAGCAAATGTGCCCTACCTCGCCTAGAAGCCATCAATTACAgaacaaaatcattatggaGAAGCTTGCGCGTCAACGAGTGGTTGAATCACTCCAGAAAACAAAGCCAATCAAAAAGCCACGAAAACGGCGGACGTGCCGCAAATGTGGCCAAAGAGACTGCTCCGGAAGCAGCAACGTTAACCTGTGTCGCAACCGCTGTCAAGATTGCGGCCAATACAATAGCTGCAAAGGCAGAAATACAAAGAGACCCACGAAGAAGTGTTATGAGGGATGGAATTAA